Proteins co-encoded in one Thamnophis elegans isolate rThaEle1 chromosome 1, rThaEle1.pri, whole genome shotgun sequence genomic window:
- the WDR75 gene encoding WD repeat-containing protein 75 isoform X1, translated as MVAREELRVVRCGGSWLSGSRAVFSADSKYLLCASGDYIKVYSTLTEECLHILQGHNNLVTGIQLNPQNHLQLYSWSLDGTIKLWDFMDGILIKTFVVGSKLFAFYTLASSENSAFIIISKQNDEKSDKFQLMTVKLPKTPNQEVEANDLEMVLDDVSQSPKCTAFGRDGEYVVSVWKLCLVVCFFKKNKTYSFSIGKNLRNASTSHFTCIACHPKEDCIASGHKDGKIRLWRNFNHKREYTFSTMHWHHNEVIDLAFSVEGTSLLSGGIESVLVQWRDGSDAKKEFLPRLGATIQHISVSPDGTLLCTSHSDNKIVIIHSNLKVSAVIQGLIKGSDVKTGLIVDPRTKALVLNGKPGHLQFYSLQNDKLLYNLDVVQQEYIHQSGLDQIELVKAVFDSKGDWLATVEQRQGSDSELEMQLKLWAYNEQTQSFTLNTRINMPHEDSITAMCFRGTDGSENETPVLVTTSNDGHFKVWMLLVDKDNETDESITWTCDFVGSYHNYQATHCCFSEDGSLLAVSFDKTITVWDSETWDLKCTFCHPPGTIMSLCFGKLICSKYLLGTTSSGFLCCWNLLNCSLEWSAQLHVNILQPDHLSENIAAISQHSEYSDVFVFKPSEPKPLCIQRNVCRGKVQWAVFVPREVPECITSEKYQWLSQSQFYFLTETHELMTFSTKTPEERLTPSSRQLAVEESISMTPFYLLLGKHRQQMKEGMDIGKVPVQNLLGQESPAVKELLHTPAHVLPSASFLCPLFIHSLLVPRTSISEIADEVEMLSDSEEKGSEEESEDIEVLPEASQTTECFGEGVSKLSKLKERELRKLRKLDYSWASGL; from the exons atggtggcccGCGAGGAGCTCCGCGTGGTTCGCTGCGGGGGGAGCTGGCTGAGCGGGAGCCGCGCGGTGTTTTCTGCAGATTCGAA GTATCTCCTATGTGCTTCAGGTGACTACATTAAAGTCTACAGTACGCTTACAGAAGAATGTCTACATATCCTACAAGGTCACAACAATCTAGTGACAGGAATCCAGTTGAACCCTCAAAACCATTTACAG CTTTATTCATGGTCTCTAGATGGCACTATTAAACTCTGggattttatggatggaattctTATCAAG ACATTTGTTGTTGGGTCTAAGCTCTTTGCATTTTACACCCTTGCAAGTTCTGAGAATTCTGCATTTATCATCATTTCAAAGCAAAACGATGAAAAATCAG ATAAGTTTCAGCTCATGACTGTGAAACTTCCAAAAACACCTAATCAAGAAGTGGAAGCCAATGACCTAGAAATGGTTTTAGATGATGTAAGCCAGTCACCCAAATGTACTGCATTTGGAAGAGAT GGTGAATATGTAGTATCAGTCTGGAAGCTTTGTCTTGTTGTTTGTTTCTTCAAGAAGAATAAGACTTACAG CTTCTCTATAGGTAAAAATCTTAGGAATGCTTCAACCAGCCATTTCACCTGTATAGCCTGTCACCCAAAGGAAGACTGCATAGCAAGCGGACACAAAGATGGCAAAATTCGTCTTTG GAGAAATTTTAATCATAAGCGAGAATATACATTTTCCACAATGCACTGGCATCACAATGAAGTTATCGATCTTGCTTTCTCTGTAGAAG GCACTAGCCTCCTGAGTGGTGGGATTGAATCAGTGCTGGTTCAGTGGCGAGATGGGTCAGATGCTAAAAAGGAATTCTTGCCACGTTTAGGAGCTACGATACAGCACATCTCTGTCTCACCTGATGGAACTCTTCTTTGTACTTCACATTCCGATAACA AGATAGTAATCATACATAGCAACTTGAAAGTTTCTGCAGTAATCCAAGGATTAATCAAAG gCAGTGATGTCAAGACTGGATTGATAGTTGATCCAAGAACGAAAGCTTTAGTTCTAAACGGCAAGCCTGGACATCTGCAGTTCTACTCACTGCAAAATGATAAACTATTGTACAAT CTGGATGTTGTGCAGCAGGAGTATATTCATCAGTCCGGTCTTGACCAGATTGAGTTAGTGAAAGCTGTGTTTGATTCCAAAGGCGACTGGCTGGCTACCGTGGAACAGCGGCAAGGAAGTGACAGTGAGCTTGAGATGCAGCTGAAGCTCTGGGCCTACAATGAGCAGACACAAAG CTTTACTCTAAACACACGAATAAATATGCCACACGAGGACAGCATAACAGCGATGTGTTTCCGTGGCACAGATGGTTCTGAAAATGAAACCCCAGTTCTGGTAACAACCAGCAATGATGGGCATTTCAAGGTCTGGATGCTGCTGGTGGATAAAGACAATGAAA CAGATGAAAGCATAACTTGGACCTGTgattttgtaggaagttatcataaTTATCAAGCTACGCATTGCTGCTTCTCTGAAGATGGCTCTTTACTTGCGGTTAGCTTTGACAAAACAATCACCGTATGGGATTCTGAAACGTGGGATTTAAAATGCACTTTCTGCCATCCTCCAGGAACTATAAT GAGCCTGTGCTTTGGAAAGCTCATTTGTTCCAAATATCTCCTTGGCACCACCAGCAGTGGCTTTTTGTGCTGCTGGAACCTGCTGAATTGTTCat tgGAATGGAGTGCCCAGTTACATGTCAACATTCTTCAGCCTGATCATCTGTCTGAGAACATAGCCGCAATTTCTCAGCACTCAGAATATTCAGATG TGTTTGTGTTCAAGCCCAGCGAACCAAAGCCCTTGTGTATCCAAAGAAATGTCTGCAGAGGGAAAGTCCAGTGGGCTGTCTTTGTTCCAAGAGAGGTGCCGGAATGTATTACCTCCGAAAAATATCAGTGGCTTAGCCAATCGCAGTTTTATTTTCTGACCGAAACACAC GAATTAATGACTTTTAGCACAAAGACCCCAGAAGAGAGACTTACGCCTTCCAGTAGACAG TTAGCAGTTGAGGAGAGCATCTCCATGACTCCTTTTTACCTGTTATTGGGGAAGCATCGGCAGCAAATGAAAGAGGGAATGGATATTGGGAAGGTTCCTGTGCAGAACCTGTTAGGTCAAGAATCACCTGCTGTTAAAGAA CTGCTTCATACTCCAGCACATGTACTACCTTCAGCTTCTTTCTTATGTCCTCTTTTTATTCACTCTTTGCTGGTGCCTCGAACAAG catCAGTGAAATTGCTGACGAAGTAGAAATGCTGAGTGACAGTGAAGAGAAGGGATCTGAAGAGGAATCTGAAGATATTGAAGTTCTCCCAGAGGCTTCCCAGACAACAGAGTGCTTTGGGGAGGGTGTATCTAAATTATCAAAACTTAAGGAAAGAGAACTTCGTAAATTAAGGAAATTGGACTATAGCTGGGCCTCAGGACTCTGA
- the WDR75 gene encoding WD repeat-containing protein 75 isoform X2, which produces MVAREELRVVRCGGSWLSGSRAVFSADSKYLLCASGDYIKVYSTLTEECLHILQGHNNLVTGIQLNPQNHLQLYSWSLDGTIKLWDFMDGILIKTFVVGSKLFAFYTLASSENSAFIIISKQNDEKSDKFQLMTVKLPKTPNQEVEANDLEMVLDDVSQSPKCTAFGRDGEYVVSVWKLCLVVCFFKKNKTYSFSIGKNLRNASTSHFTCIACHPKEDCIASGHKDGKIRLWRNFNHKREYTFSTMHWHHNEVIDLAFSVEGTSLLSGGIESVLVQWRDGSDAKKEFLPRLGATIQHISVSPDGTLLCTSHSDNKIVIIHSNLKVSAVIQGLIKGSDVKTGLIVDPRTKALVLNGKPGHLQFYSLQNDKLLYNLDVVQQEYIHQSGLDQIELVKAVFDSKGDWLATVEQRQGSDSELEMQLKLWAYNEQTQSFTLNTRINMPHEDSITAMCFRGTDGSENETPVLVTTSNDGHFKVWMLLVDKDNENESITWTCDFVGSYHNYQATHCCFSEDGSLLAVSFDKTITVWDSETWDLKCTFCHPPGTIMSLCFGKLICSKYLLGTTSSGFLCCWNLLNCSLEWSAQLHVNILQPDHLSENIAAISQHSEYSDVFVFKPSEPKPLCIQRNVCRGKVQWAVFVPREVPECITSEKYQWLSQSQFYFLTETHELMTFSTKTPEERLTPSSRQLAVEESISMTPFYLLLGKHRQQMKEGMDIGKVPVQNLLGQESPAVKELLHTPAHVLPSASFLCPLFIHSLLVPRTSISEIADEVEMLSDSEEKGSEEESEDIEVLPEASQTTECFGEGVSKLSKLKERELRKLRKLDYSWASGL; this is translated from the exons atggtggcccGCGAGGAGCTCCGCGTGGTTCGCTGCGGGGGGAGCTGGCTGAGCGGGAGCCGCGCGGTGTTTTCTGCAGATTCGAA GTATCTCCTATGTGCTTCAGGTGACTACATTAAAGTCTACAGTACGCTTACAGAAGAATGTCTACATATCCTACAAGGTCACAACAATCTAGTGACAGGAATCCAGTTGAACCCTCAAAACCATTTACAG CTTTATTCATGGTCTCTAGATGGCACTATTAAACTCTGggattttatggatggaattctTATCAAG ACATTTGTTGTTGGGTCTAAGCTCTTTGCATTTTACACCCTTGCAAGTTCTGAGAATTCTGCATTTATCATCATTTCAAAGCAAAACGATGAAAAATCAG ATAAGTTTCAGCTCATGACTGTGAAACTTCCAAAAACACCTAATCAAGAAGTGGAAGCCAATGACCTAGAAATGGTTTTAGATGATGTAAGCCAGTCACCCAAATGTACTGCATTTGGAAGAGAT GGTGAATATGTAGTATCAGTCTGGAAGCTTTGTCTTGTTGTTTGTTTCTTCAAGAAGAATAAGACTTACAG CTTCTCTATAGGTAAAAATCTTAGGAATGCTTCAACCAGCCATTTCACCTGTATAGCCTGTCACCCAAAGGAAGACTGCATAGCAAGCGGACACAAAGATGGCAAAATTCGTCTTTG GAGAAATTTTAATCATAAGCGAGAATATACATTTTCCACAATGCACTGGCATCACAATGAAGTTATCGATCTTGCTTTCTCTGTAGAAG GCACTAGCCTCCTGAGTGGTGGGATTGAATCAGTGCTGGTTCAGTGGCGAGATGGGTCAGATGCTAAAAAGGAATTCTTGCCACGTTTAGGAGCTACGATACAGCACATCTCTGTCTCACCTGATGGAACTCTTCTTTGTACTTCACATTCCGATAACA AGATAGTAATCATACATAGCAACTTGAAAGTTTCTGCAGTAATCCAAGGATTAATCAAAG gCAGTGATGTCAAGACTGGATTGATAGTTGATCCAAGAACGAAAGCTTTAGTTCTAAACGGCAAGCCTGGACATCTGCAGTTCTACTCACTGCAAAATGATAAACTATTGTACAAT CTGGATGTTGTGCAGCAGGAGTATATTCATCAGTCCGGTCTTGACCAGATTGAGTTAGTGAAAGCTGTGTTTGATTCCAAAGGCGACTGGCTGGCTACCGTGGAACAGCGGCAAGGAAGTGACAGTGAGCTTGAGATGCAGCTGAAGCTCTGGGCCTACAATGAGCAGACACAAAG CTTTACTCTAAACACACGAATAAATATGCCACACGAGGACAGCATAACAGCGATGTGTTTCCGTGGCACAGATGGTTCTGAAAATGAAACCCCAGTTCTGGTAACAACCAGCAATGATGGGCATTTCAAGGTCTGGATGCTGCTGGTGGATAAAGACAATGAAA ATGAAAGCATAACTTGGACCTGTgattttgtaggaagttatcataaTTATCAAGCTACGCATTGCTGCTTCTCTGAAGATGGCTCTTTACTTGCGGTTAGCTTTGACAAAACAATCACCGTATGGGATTCTGAAACGTGGGATTTAAAATGCACTTTCTGCCATCCTCCAGGAACTATAAT GAGCCTGTGCTTTGGAAAGCTCATTTGTTCCAAATATCTCCTTGGCACCACCAGCAGTGGCTTTTTGTGCTGCTGGAACCTGCTGAATTGTTCat tgGAATGGAGTGCCCAGTTACATGTCAACATTCTTCAGCCTGATCATCTGTCTGAGAACATAGCCGCAATTTCTCAGCACTCAGAATATTCAGATG TGTTTGTGTTCAAGCCCAGCGAACCAAAGCCCTTGTGTATCCAAAGAAATGTCTGCAGAGGGAAAGTCCAGTGGGCTGTCTTTGTTCCAAGAGAGGTGCCGGAATGTATTACCTCCGAAAAATATCAGTGGCTTAGCCAATCGCAGTTTTATTTTCTGACCGAAACACAC GAATTAATGACTTTTAGCACAAAGACCCCAGAAGAGAGACTTACGCCTTCCAGTAGACAG TTAGCAGTTGAGGAGAGCATCTCCATGACTCCTTTTTACCTGTTATTGGGGAAGCATCGGCAGCAAATGAAAGAGGGAATGGATATTGGGAAGGTTCCTGTGCAGAACCTGTTAGGTCAAGAATCACCTGCTGTTAAAGAA CTGCTTCATACTCCAGCACATGTACTACCTTCAGCTTCTTTCTTATGTCCTCTTTTTATTCACTCTTTGCTGGTGCCTCGAACAAG catCAGTGAAATTGCTGACGAAGTAGAAATGCTGAGTGACAGTGAAGAGAAGGGATCTGAAGAGGAATCTGAAGATATTGAAGTTCTCCCAGAGGCTTCCCAGACAACAGAGTGCTTTGGGGAGGGTGTATCTAAATTATCAAAACTTAAGGAAAGAGAACTTCGTAAATTAAGGAAATTGGACTATAGCTGGGCCTCAGGACTCTGA
- the WDR75 gene encoding WD repeat-containing protein 75 isoform X3, whose translation MDGILIKTFVVGSKLFAFYTLASSENSAFIIISKQNDEKSDKFQLMTVKLPKTPNQEVEANDLEMVLDDVSQSPKCTAFGRDGEYVVSVWKLCLVVCFFKKNKTYSFSIGKNLRNASTSHFTCIACHPKEDCIASGHKDGKIRLWRNFNHKREYTFSTMHWHHNEVIDLAFSVEGTSLLSGGIESVLVQWRDGSDAKKEFLPRLGATIQHISVSPDGTLLCTSHSDNKIVIIHSNLKVSAVIQGLIKGSDVKTGLIVDPRTKALVLNGKPGHLQFYSLQNDKLLYNLDVVQQEYIHQSGLDQIELVKAVFDSKGDWLATVEQRQGSDSELEMQLKLWAYNEQTQSFTLNTRINMPHEDSITAMCFRGTDGSENETPVLVTTSNDGHFKVWMLLVDKDNETDESITWTCDFVGSYHNYQATHCCFSEDGSLLAVSFDKTITVWDSETWDLKCTFCHPPGTIMSLCFGKLICSKYLLGTTSSGFLCCWNLLNCSLEWSAQLHVNILQPDHLSENIAAISQHSEYSDVFVFKPSEPKPLCIQRNVCRGKVQWAVFVPREVPECITSEKYQWLSQSQFYFLTETHELMTFSTKTPEERLTPSSRQLAVEESISMTPFYLLLGKHRQQMKEGMDIGKVPVQNLLGQESPAVKELLHTPAHVLPSASFLCPLFIHSLLVPRTSISEIADEVEMLSDSEEKGSEEESEDIEVLPEASQTTECFGEGVSKLSKLKERELRKLRKLDYSWASGL comes from the exons atggatggaattctTATCAAG ACATTTGTTGTTGGGTCTAAGCTCTTTGCATTTTACACCCTTGCAAGTTCTGAGAATTCTGCATTTATCATCATTTCAAAGCAAAACGATGAAAAATCAG ATAAGTTTCAGCTCATGACTGTGAAACTTCCAAAAACACCTAATCAAGAAGTGGAAGCCAATGACCTAGAAATGGTTTTAGATGATGTAAGCCAGTCACCCAAATGTACTGCATTTGGAAGAGAT GGTGAATATGTAGTATCAGTCTGGAAGCTTTGTCTTGTTGTTTGTTTCTTCAAGAAGAATAAGACTTACAG CTTCTCTATAGGTAAAAATCTTAGGAATGCTTCAACCAGCCATTTCACCTGTATAGCCTGTCACCCAAAGGAAGACTGCATAGCAAGCGGACACAAAGATGGCAAAATTCGTCTTTG GAGAAATTTTAATCATAAGCGAGAATATACATTTTCCACAATGCACTGGCATCACAATGAAGTTATCGATCTTGCTTTCTCTGTAGAAG GCACTAGCCTCCTGAGTGGTGGGATTGAATCAGTGCTGGTTCAGTGGCGAGATGGGTCAGATGCTAAAAAGGAATTCTTGCCACGTTTAGGAGCTACGATACAGCACATCTCTGTCTCACCTGATGGAACTCTTCTTTGTACTTCACATTCCGATAACA AGATAGTAATCATACATAGCAACTTGAAAGTTTCTGCAGTAATCCAAGGATTAATCAAAG gCAGTGATGTCAAGACTGGATTGATAGTTGATCCAAGAACGAAAGCTTTAGTTCTAAACGGCAAGCCTGGACATCTGCAGTTCTACTCACTGCAAAATGATAAACTATTGTACAAT CTGGATGTTGTGCAGCAGGAGTATATTCATCAGTCCGGTCTTGACCAGATTGAGTTAGTGAAAGCTGTGTTTGATTCCAAAGGCGACTGGCTGGCTACCGTGGAACAGCGGCAAGGAAGTGACAGTGAGCTTGAGATGCAGCTGAAGCTCTGGGCCTACAATGAGCAGACACAAAG CTTTACTCTAAACACACGAATAAATATGCCACACGAGGACAGCATAACAGCGATGTGTTTCCGTGGCACAGATGGTTCTGAAAATGAAACCCCAGTTCTGGTAACAACCAGCAATGATGGGCATTTCAAGGTCTGGATGCTGCTGGTGGATAAAGACAATGAAA CAGATGAAAGCATAACTTGGACCTGTgattttgtaggaagttatcataaTTATCAAGCTACGCATTGCTGCTTCTCTGAAGATGGCTCTTTACTTGCGGTTAGCTTTGACAAAACAATCACCGTATGGGATTCTGAAACGTGGGATTTAAAATGCACTTTCTGCCATCCTCCAGGAACTATAAT GAGCCTGTGCTTTGGAAAGCTCATTTGTTCCAAATATCTCCTTGGCACCACCAGCAGTGGCTTTTTGTGCTGCTGGAACCTGCTGAATTGTTCat tgGAATGGAGTGCCCAGTTACATGTCAACATTCTTCAGCCTGATCATCTGTCTGAGAACATAGCCGCAATTTCTCAGCACTCAGAATATTCAGATG TGTTTGTGTTCAAGCCCAGCGAACCAAAGCCCTTGTGTATCCAAAGAAATGTCTGCAGAGGGAAAGTCCAGTGGGCTGTCTTTGTTCCAAGAGAGGTGCCGGAATGTATTACCTCCGAAAAATATCAGTGGCTTAGCCAATCGCAGTTTTATTTTCTGACCGAAACACAC GAATTAATGACTTTTAGCACAAAGACCCCAGAAGAGAGACTTACGCCTTCCAGTAGACAG TTAGCAGTTGAGGAGAGCATCTCCATGACTCCTTTTTACCTGTTATTGGGGAAGCATCGGCAGCAAATGAAAGAGGGAATGGATATTGGGAAGGTTCCTGTGCAGAACCTGTTAGGTCAAGAATCACCTGCTGTTAAAGAA CTGCTTCATACTCCAGCACATGTACTACCTTCAGCTTCTTTCTTATGTCCTCTTTTTATTCACTCTTTGCTGGTGCCTCGAACAAG catCAGTGAAATTGCTGACGAAGTAGAAATGCTGAGTGACAGTGAAGAGAAGGGATCTGAAGAGGAATCTGAAGATATTGAAGTTCTCCCAGAGGCTTCCCAGACAACAGAGTGCTTTGGGGAGGGTGTATCTAAATTATCAAAACTTAAGGAAAGAGAACTTCGTAAATTAAGGAAATTGGACTATAGCTGGGCCTCAGGACTCTGA